Genomic DNA from Frondihabitans sp. PAMC 28766:
ACACGCTGCAGTCGGGCCTGAAGTACTCCAACGGCAAGACCATCACCACGCAGGACATCAAGTACGCCACCGAGCGCCTCTTCGCGAGCGACGTCATCAACGGCGGCCCGACGTTCTACTTCACCGGTCTGATCAACGCTCCGGCTTCCTACGCCGGCCCGTACAAGTCGGGCGACCTGCCCGACTCGGTCATCTCGACCACGAGCAACACCATCACGTTCCACCTGAACAAGTCGTTCGCCGACTTCGACTACCTGATGGCGCTGCCCACCACGGCCCCCGTGCCCTACAAGACCGAGAACGGCGCCAGCTACACCGGCGCCACCTACGGCAAGGACCCGGTCTCGTCCGGCCCGTACGTCTTCTCCGACTACACGCAGAACAAGTCGGTCACGTTCACGCGCAACAAGTACTGGAAGCAGTCGACGGACAAGATCCGTAAGCCGCTGGTCAACGAGGTGACACTCACCATCGACAGTGACCCGAACGACATCGACTCGAAGCTGAAGTCCGGGGCGTTCGACGCCAAGGCCGACACGCGCATCGGTACGACCCTCCAGGCTCAGGCTCTCTCCAACCCGAAGCTCAAGGTACAGACGGACGACCCTGCCGGTGACAACACCGACTACTTCGTCATTCCCGCTTCGGTCGTGCCGAATCAGTACTGCCGCCAGGCCATCTTCTACGCCACGAACAAGGCTGCGATCCAGCAGGCTTACGGCGGAGCAGCTGCCGGCACGATCGCCGGTTCGTTCACGCCCCCCGGCGTTCCCGGTTACAACCCCAGCTACAACCCTTATCCCTCGGGTTCGGGCAACACGGGTGACCTGACCAAGGCCAAAGAGGCGCTGACCAAGTGCGGTCAGCCGAACGGTTTCTCGACGAAGTTCACCTACGCGACTCCGTCCGAGACCGGCCCGAAGATCTTCCAGGCCGAGCAGACCGCTCTCGCGCGCGTCGGCATCAAGATCACCGCCGCGACCGATGCCGCTTCCAGCTACTACGCCACGTTCGTCGGCTCGCCGGCCCACGTGAAGTCGGCCGGCCTCGGCATCATCAACGCCGGATGGGGTGCGGACTTCCCGACCTACTACGGCTTCTACAACAACATCGCCAACGGTGCGTCCATCCTGCCGACCGGTAACAGCAACTACGGCAGCCTGAACGACTCGACGGTCAACTCGATCCTGGACAACACGGCGGCTGCGTCGACCCAGGCCACGGGTGAGAAGCTGAACAAGGCCATCATGGCCTCGGCTCAGAACCTCCCGCTCCTGTGGGGCAAGAACCTCTACTGGCGCAGCACGCGCATGACGAACGTGACGTCCGACAACGCCCTGGCGTTCGGCATCTACGACTTCGTCAACGTGGGTGTCGGCGGCTGATCTG
This window encodes:
- a CDS encoding ABC transporter substrate-binding protein, with product MRLRTKRFALIAVAASAALALAGCSSGGGTSNTSSSNPSFNAAVNAVYNPSTKAGGTLKLGAASDCDSWDPARTYYGWCWNMQRLFSRTLVGYKKVNGTKFELAPDMATGLGKSSDDFKTWTYTLQSGLKYSNGKTITTQDIKYATERLFASDVINGGPTFYFTGLINAPASYAGPYKSGDLPDSVISTTSNTITFHLNKSFADFDYLMALPTTAPVPYKTENGASYTGATYGKDPVSSGPYVFSDYTQNKSVTFTRNKYWKQSTDKIRKPLVNEVTLTIDSDPNDIDSKLKSGAFDAKADTRIGTTLQAQALSNPKLKVQTDDPAGDNTDYFVIPASVVPNQYCRQAIFYATNKAAIQQAYGGAAAGTIAGSFTPPGVPGYNPSYNPYPSGSGNTGDLTKAKEALTKCGQPNGFSTKFTYATPSETGPKIFQAEQTALARVGIKITAATDAASSYYATFVGSPAHVKSAGLGIINAGWGADFPTYYGFYNNIANGASILPTGNSNYGSLNDSTVNSILDNTAAASTQATGEKLNKAIMASAQNLPLLWGKNLYWRSTRMTNVTSDNALAFGIYDFVNVGVGG